The stretch of DNA GTCCTCAAGGGTAAGGAACTTGCTCTTGGCGAATGGAACGATATCCGCGTGGAACGTACCGCCGACTCCGTGTTTGTTTACCAGAACGGTCAGCGCACCGCTTGGGCAGGCGCCACGGGCGATGTGTCTCAGCTGGGCTACGATATCGGCATCGCGTATGATGCTGTAAATCAGGCAAAGCACAATCGCTTCTTTAACGGCGAAATCGATTACATCCGCTACTTCGGTCTGTAATACTCGCTGACTAGTTTAAACTATATTTGAAGGGACCTGCGGGTCCCTTTCTTATTTTAGGTGATTATGAAAATAGATGTCGGTATTATCAATTATAACGGTGGCTCTGAACTTTCGGAGTGTGTCAAGAGCTTGCTTGCACAATCGGAACAAGTGCGAGTCCTTGTTTATGACAACGCCTCTGCCGACAATTCTATCCAGCTTTTGAAAGAACAGGGACTTGATTGCAAGGTAATCGAAAGCCCCAAGAACTTGGGCTATGCGGGCGCCTGTAACGGGCTTCTCGAAAATATGGATGCCGATATCCAGGTGCTTTGCAACATGGACCTGGAATTTGACCCGACTTGGGCCGAAAATCTTTTGAAGTGTTTTAATCGTCACCCTGAAGCAGGTTCCATTGCAAGTCTCGTGATGGAAAAGTGCGGTGTGGTGAATGCCGTGGGTGTGCAATTTGGCCCGGACTTGTTTGCCAAAAACGAAGCGAGCGGCTTGAATATCGCCGATGCCGATGTACGCGAAAAAGAAGTCTTTGGCTGCTACGGCGCCGTGATGAGTTTCCGAAAGGCCGCTGCAAAGGCCGCGGGCAGAATGGATGCCAGTTTCTTCTTGTTCTTCGAAGAAACGGAATGGTATTTCCGCCATAATCTTGCCGGTTACAAGACTATCTTTTGCCCCGAGGCCAAAGTCTATCACGAACGTTCCATGACCACGGTTCGCTACTCGCCACGCAAGTTATTTTATTCGGAACGCAACCGCTTGCGGACGGCTGTTCGCCTGCTTTCGGTAGGCGATATTTTAAAGCTTCCGGTTCGCGGTTTCGTGCGTTACCTGAATATGGCCAAGGGGGGAGTTCCCGGACAGTCCGGCGATGGCAAAAAGCTTTCGAAAATTGCCATTTGTGGCGCCT from uncultured Fibrobacter sp. encodes:
- a CDS encoding glycosyltransferase family 2 protein, whose product is MKIDVGIINYNGGSELSECVKSLLAQSEQVRVLVYDNASADNSIQLLKEQGLDCKVIESPKNLGYAGACNGLLENMDADIQVLCNMDLEFDPTWAENLLKCFNRHPEAGSIASLVMEKCGVVNAVGVQFGPDLFAKNEASGLNIADADVREKEVFGCYGAVMSFRKAAAKAAGRMDASFFLFFEETEWYFRHNLAGYKTIFCPEAKVYHERSMTTVRYSPRKLFYSERNRLRTAVRLLSVGDILKLPVRGFVRYLNMAKGGVPGQSGDGKKLSKIAICGALAKAWLQALAKLPAELSTRRRYQKKFGNVSAKVREILALYPIAE